In Callospermophilus lateralis isolate mCalLat2 chromosome 4, mCalLat2.hap1, whole genome shotgun sequence, one genomic interval encodes:
- the Tuba8 gene encoding tubulin alpha-8 chain has protein sequence MRECISVHVGQAGVQIGNACWELFCLEHGIQADGTFGAQASKINDDDSFTTFFSETGNGKHVPRAVMVDLEPTVVDEVRAGTYRQLFHPEQLITGKEDAANNYARGHYTVGKESIDLVLDRIRKLTDACSGLQGFLIFHSFGGGTGSGFTSLLMERLSLDYGKKSKLEFAIYPAPQVSTAVVEPYNSILTTHTTLEHSDCAFMVDNEAIYDICRRNLDIERPTYTNLNRLISQIVSSITASLRFDGALNVDLTEFQTNLVPYPRIHFPLVTYAPIISAEKAYHEQLSVAEITSSCFEPNSQMVKCDPRHGKYMACCMLYRGDVVPKDVNVAIAAIKTKRTIQFVDWCPTGFKVGINYQPPTVVPGGDLAKVQRAVCMLSNTTAIAEAWARLDHKFDLMYAKRAFVHWYVGEGMEEGEFSEAREDLAALEKDYEEVGTDSFEEENEGEEF, from the exons ATGGCACCTTTGGTGCTCAGGCCAGCAAGATCAACGACGATGACTCCTTCACCACATTTTTCAGTGAGACTGGCAATGGGAAACACGTGCCCCGGGCTGTCATGGTGGACCTGGAACCTACTGTAGTAG ATGAGGTTCGGGCAGGAACCTACCGCCAGCTCTTCCATCCAGAGCAGCTGATTACAGGAAAGGAGGATGCAGCTAATAACTATGCCCGGGGTCACTACACAGTGGGCAAGGAGAGCATCGATTTAGTATTGGATCGCATACGGAAGCTG ACAGATGCTTGCTCTGGCTTGCAGGGCTTCCTGATCTTCCACAGTTTTGGTGGAGGCACTGGCTCTGGCTTCACTTCTCTGCTGATGGAACGCCTCTCCCTTGATTATGGCAAGAAGTCCAAGCTAGAGTTTGCTATCTACCCAGCACCCCAGGTCTCCACTGCAGTTGTTGAGCCCTACAACTCCATCCTGACAACCCACACCACACTGGAACACTCAGATTGTGCTTTCATGGTAGATAATGAAGCCATCTATGACATCTGCCGCAGGAACCTAGACATCGAGCGCCCCACCTATACCAACCTCAACCGCCTCATCAGCCAGATTGTGTCCTCAATCACAGCCTCCCTCCGCTTTGATGGGGCCCTTAATGTGGACCTCACTGAGTTCCAGACCAACCTGGTGCCCTATCCCCGCATTCACTTCCCCCTAGTCACCTATGCTCCCATCATCTCTGCTGAGAAAGCCTACCATGAACAGCTCTCTGTTGCtgagataaccagctcctgctttGAGCCCAACAGCCAGATGGTGAAGTGTGACCCAAGGCATGGAAAGTACATGGCCTGCTGCATGCTGTACCGAGGAGATGTGGTGCCCAAGGATGTGAATGTTGCTATTGCCGCCATCAAGACCAAGAGGACTATCCAGTTTGTCGACTGGTGTCCCACAGGCTTCAAG GTGGGCATCAATTACCAGCCACCCACCGTGGTGCCAGGAGGGGATCTGGCCAAAGTCCAGCGGGCTGTCTGCATGCTGAGCAACACCACAGCAATTGCGGAGGCCTGGGCCCGCCTTGACCATAAGTTTGACCTAATGTATGCCAAACGGGCCTTTGTGCATTGGTATGTTGGAGAAGGAATGGAAGAAGGAGAATTTTCTGAGGCCAGGGAGGATCTGGCTGCCCTGGAGAAGGATTATGAAGAAGTGGGGACTGATTcatttgaagaagaaaatgaagggGAGGAATTTTAA